The following is a genomic window from Staphylococcus saccharolyticus.
AGCAAAATGATTATTATAATGTTATCTCCGCTTTTAATTGTTTTGTTTATTGTATTAAGTATTTTAGAGGAGAAACGTAGAAGTAAAAAGAAACAAAATGAACAAGACCAAATTGATAAAGATAAAAATAAAGTTTATGATTCAAAAGAAGACAAATCATAAAGATAATAGTGTGAAAGGTGAAAGTATATGAAGATTCTCATAGTAGAAGATGACCTAGTGATTGCAGAAAGCTTAGAGAATGAGCTTTCTAAATGGAATTATGAGGTAGTTGTTGTAGACAATTTCGAGCAAATTATGGAAGATTTTCATGAAGTTGCACCTCAACTTGTTTTGTTGGACATTAATTTGCCGACACTCAATGGTTTTCATTGGTGTCAGGAAATGCGTAAAGAATCTAATGTTCCAATTATGTTTATTAGTTCTCGTATAGACAATATGGATCAAATTATGGCTATTCAAATGGGTGGCGATGGTTTTATTGAGAAACCTTTCAATTTATCTTTAACTGTTGCTAAAATTCAAGCACTTTTACGTCGTACTTATGATTTATCTCTATCTAGAAACGAACTTGAAGTAAAAGGGTGCAAGCTAATCTTAGATGAAGCAAAAATTATAAATGGTGATGACACTGTGCAGCTATCTCTGACAGAGCTGCAG
Proteins encoded in this region:
- a CDS encoding response regulator transcription factor; translation: MKILIVEDDLVIAESLENELSKWNYEVVVVDNFEQIMEDFHEVAPQLVLLDINLPTLNGFHWCQEMRKESNVPIMFISSRIDNMDQIMAIQMGGDGFIEKPFNLSLTVAKIQALLRRTYDLSLSRNELEVKGCKLILDEAKIINGDDTVQLSLTELQILKLLFQNEDKYVNRTALIEKCWESENFIDDNTLAVNMTRLRKKLLSIGLTDFIETKKNVGYRV